The following are encoded together in the Adhaeribacter arboris genome:
- a CDS encoding NADPH-dependent FMN reductase — MITIISGTNRPRSNARVISTIYASLLDKRDMPNQILDLLDLPPDFVFSALYHNAGKNEQYNELNKLIETTDKFVFIVPEYNGSFPGVLKAFIDGLSYPGSFKNKKAALVGISTGSQGGALALSHLTDVLHYMGMHVLAAKPRLNYISKSLHNGELTNTLYESLLLEQIESFINF, encoded by the coding sequence ATGATTACCATTATATCCGGTACCAACCGTCCCCGTTCCAATGCTAGGGTTATATCTACTATCTACGCGAGTTTATTGGACAAGCGCGACATGCCTAATCAAATCTTAGATTTGTTAGATTTACCGCCTGATTTTGTTTTCAGCGCTTTGTACCACAACGCTGGCAAAAATGAACAATACAACGAACTGAATAAATTAATTGAAACCACCGATAAGTTTGTTTTTATTGTGCCGGAATATAATGGCTCATTCCCGGGGGTATTAAAAGCTTTTATTGATGGCTTAAGTTATCCGGGAAGTTTCAAAAATAAAAAAGCCGCATTAGTAGGAATATCCACCGGTTCACAGGGCGGTGCTTTAGCTCTAAGCCATTTAACCGACGTTTTACATTACATGGGAATGCACGTACTAGCCGCCAAACCGCGTTTAAACTACATATCTAAAAGCTTGCATAACGGGGAGCTTACCAATACTTTATACGAAAGCTTATTGCTGGAGCAAATAGAATCTTTTATCAATTTTTGA